AACTGGCGGTAGAGGCGGCCCAATTGGGTGGCGACACGCGGGATTTCCTTGGGTCCCAGGAAGACCAGGGCCAAGAGGAGGACGATGATCAATTCTCCGCCGCCGAGACCGAACATATTGGGAATGGTTAGCAACCCGGCCAGGGAAAGGGAAGGGCTTTTCGATTCGGCGAAGATGGGCTATTTTGCGAAGTGAGAAAGCATGACTAAGATTGGTA
This DNA window, taken from bacterium, encodes the following:
- a CDS encoding twin-arginine translocase TatA/TatE family subunit encodes the protein MFGLGGGELIIVLLLALVFLGPKEIPRVATQLGRLYRQLKGAAEDLKTTVEREVREEESSKPGSNVSKP